A window of Acidobacteriota bacterium contains these coding sequences:
- a CDS encoding CoA ester lyase, with translation MGIPERLERTALFVPATNWHRIEKAAASEADAVCIDLEDAVPAEQKAASRANVIRALRELDFGRRIRMFRINGLDTPFAYRDLIEVVEAAGDRLDLVMLPKAGSAGDIEFVDRLLTQIEQSKGWARRIGIEAQIETARGFMYCREIAAASRRLEALIFGPGDFAASMGIPSSGIGDFDEHDALYPGHRFHAPMAAIVGAARGNLRGVALRAIDGPYAAFKDEPGFNLSCRIALAMGFDGKQLIHPAQIPIARSIFTPKPEAAAHAARVVAAYEAAAAEGRGAASLDGEMIDAANLRLAQVVAARAKRCREADAVSGKESHAR, from the coding sequence GCTGTTTGTACCGGCGACAAACTGGCACCGCATTGAAAAGGCCGCGGCCTCGGAGGCCGATGCGGTCTGCATCGATCTGGAAGACGCCGTGCCGGCGGAGCAGAAAGCCGCAAGCCGCGCGAATGTCATCCGGGCGCTGCGCGAGCTCGACTTTGGACGGCGGATCCGGATGTTCCGCATCAATGGACTCGACACCCCGTTCGCCTATCGCGACCTGATTGAGGTGGTCGAAGCAGCCGGCGACCGGCTCGATTTGGTGATGCTTCCGAAAGCCGGCTCGGCCGGGGACATTGAGTTTGTGGACCGGCTGTTGACGCAGATCGAGCAGAGTAAAGGTTGGGCGCGGCGCATCGGGATTGAAGCCCAGATTGAGACGGCGCGCGGATTCATGTACTGCCGCGAAATCGCCGCAGCCTCGCGGCGCCTCGAAGCATTGATTTTCGGGCCGGGCGACTTTGCCGCCTCGATGGGGATACCGTCGAGCGGCATCGGCGATTTCGACGAGCACGACGCCCTCTACCCCGGCCACCGCTTCCATGCGCCCATGGCCGCCATTGTGGGCGCGGCCCGCGGCAATCTGCGTGGCGTCGCCTTGCGGGCGATTGACGGACCGTACGCGGCCTTCAAGGACGAACCGGGCTTTAATCTCTCCTGCCGGATTGCGCTGGCCATGGGCTTTGACGGCAAGCAGCTCATTCACCCCGCGCAAATCCCCATCGCCCGGAGCATCTTTACCCCCAAACCGGAAGCGGCGGCGCACGCGGCACGCGTGGTGGCGGCGTATGAGGCTGCGGCGGCCGAGGGGCGCGGAGCGGCGAGCCTCGATGGCGAGATGATTGACGCCGCGAACCTGCGGCTGGCGCAAGTCGTAGCCGCGCGGGCAAAACGCTGCCGCGAAGCGGATGCAGTCTCAGGAAAGGAAAGTCATGCCCGATAA